The sequence GCCGAGCGTGTCTTCCAGGCGTCCCGCTTGCGCCCTGTAGATGAAGTGAAGTGAGCGGCCTTCGGCAAGGGTTAGCGTGACGGGTAGGTCGCCGCTTGCCAGCGGCGCGACCGCGACCGGTGTCTCCCGGGGCACGAGGCGGCCAGGGACAGGCGGAGGCGGGACGGGCAGGCCGATGGACTGGCGCCAGAACCTCGCCGACTGCTCCTCGGAGAGGACATGCCCGCCGATCTGGATGGCGACCTGCTCGCCCGTCTCGACAGATGCCCGGATGACCTCGAGGGCGGCCGGCCAGGAGGGCAAGAGGCCGCGCTCGCCGAGACTGACGTAGCGGGCGAGGATCGCCTGCTGGCGTACGTCAAGGACGAGCCAGGTTGTCGTGCCGTCGGAGCGGGCGGCGCTGACGTAACCGCCCTCCGGGTAGTAGGTCGCGGTCTCGCCCGCGGGCCCGCGGACACCGGGTGTGCCCGGCATGAGTTGGGCCCAGTAGGGACTGCGGATGGTGTAGGCGCGGGCGGTCGTCTGCGGTGGCTCGCTGAGACGCGGCGGCGGGTTGAGGCGGCGCATGAAGGCGTCCTCGTCGGCGGGCGCGAGGCGGATCTCATAAGGCAGGGCGCCGCCAGAGATGTATGTGCCGCCGAGGGTGGCGCTGACCGATGCCCGGGGAAGGGCAAGTGAGGCGGCTGCGACCACGAGCGCGATGACCAGGTATCGCATAGGGGCTTCCTCAGGGTACTGTCCGGCGGGCGTACGGTCACTCGTCGCAGCCGTTTCCGGCATCGGCGCGAAGGCCGCGGCTAGCGGCCGCGGCGCCCCTTCCCGCATCGGCGCGACGAGACGACACAAGGGCGAGAGACCGAAGTTATTGCGGCCCTGAATGCGGTCAACTTATGCTGCCTTCGAGAGGAGGCAGAATTTGCCCGGCAGCGGCAAGCTCGTGATCGAGGGCAAGAAGCCGCTCAGCGGCCGGGTCCGCGTCAGTGGCTCCTCGAACGCCGCGGACGCAGCTTTCGCGGCCGCGCTCCTGACCGGCGAAGAGGTCGTCCTCGACAACGTGCCCGATATCGAGGACGTGCGCATGATGGGCGCCATCCTCTCCTTCCTCGGCGCCGAGGTCCGAAACGAGGGAGGAGGGCGCTGGCGACTCCGGGCCGACAAGATCGTCCGCTACGACGCGCCGAATGAGATCGTGGCGAACCAGAGGGCCAGCTTCCAGGTGATGGGGCCTCTGCTGGCGCGCTTCGGCGAGGCCGCGGCCTGTTCGCCGGGGGGCGATGTCATCGGCTCGAGGCCGCTGGACGTACACCTGGCCGGCTTTCGCGCCCTCGGCGCGACGGTGAGCCGGCGTGGGGAGCAGTACGTGGCGGAGGTGGCGCGCGAGGGTGACCGCCTGAAGGGGACGCGCGTCTTCCTGGACTACCCGAGCGTCACCGGCACCATGAACATCATCTTCGCGGCGGTCCTTGCCGAAGGGACGAGCACAATAGTCAACGCCGCCGTCGAGCCCGAGATCGTGGACATCATCGGCATGCTGAACTCCATGGGTGCGAAGATCCGCGGCGCCGGCCAGAGCATCATCGAGGTCGAGGGCGTGGCGGAGCTCCACGGCGCCCGGCACGAGATCATCCCGGACCGGCTGGAGACGGGCACCTTCATGATCGCCGCTGCCATCTCGCGCGGCGAGGCGGAGATCGAGGGCGTGGAGCCGCGCCACCTCGATGCGCTCGTGAGCAAGCTCACGTCTGCAGGGGTCGAGATCGAGGCCAGTGAGGGCGGGCTACGGGTCTGCGGCGACGTGCCCCAGTTCACGAGCGTGCAGGCGCAGGCGCTGCCCTACCCCGGACTGGCGACGGACCTGCAGCCCTATCTGGCCGCTTTCCTCACGCAGGCGCAGGGCGTGAGCGTGATCCACGAGCGCGTATACGAGAACCGGCTGCTGTACATCGGCGAGCTGCGAAAGATGGGAGCCGACGTGATCACAGCTGGCTCAACCGCGATCATCACTGGGCCTACGAACCTGTACGGCAGCGTGGTGCGCGCGCTGGACGTGCGCGCGGGCGGCGCGCTGGTGCTCGCCGGCCTCGCCGCCGAGGGCAAGACAGAGATCAGCGACGTCTACCACATCGACCGCAAGCACGAGGACCTGGCCGGGAAGCTGAGGGCGCTGGGCGCGACCATCGAGCGGGCATAACGGGTCCGGGTATCCGCTCCCGGGGGTGGCCAGGGGCCGAGAGTCCTCAAGTAACCTGGGCCGCATTTGCAGCATGAGCCATCCGACCGGTGGGCCGGATCGCCACGAGAGCGACGTGACCGGCGCGAAGACCGGGCGCGAGCGCTTGGCGGAGCCCGGGGGCCGTCGCTTGCGCGGCGTTACGCCGGACTGACGGCGAGGCGGCGGAGGGCTTCGCCTTCGAGGCGGTACGTTGTCCATTCGTCCATCGCCTTCGCCCCCAGCGACTTGTAGAAGGCAATGGAGGGCTCGTTCCAGTCCAGGACGGACCACTCGAGGCGGCCGTAGCCGCGCTCTATGCAAATGCGGGCGAGGTGCGCCAGAAGCGCGCGGCCGAGACCGCGGCGGCGGTACTCCGGAAGGACGAAGAGGTCTTCGAGGTAGAGGCCAGGCCTGCCAAGCCAGGTGGAGAAGTTCGGGAAGTACAGGGCGAAGCCGGCGTCGACGCCGTCGATGGCGGCGAAGACGACTTCCGCGGCCGGCCGCTCGCCGAAGAGCCAGCGGTCGAGGTCAGCCTCGGTCGCGACGACGGCCTGCGGCTCGCGCTCGTACTCGGCGAGGGCGCGGATGAAGCCCAGGAGCAAGGGGACATCGGCGCGGGTGGCGGGGCGGATGGAGACAGGCGGCATATCGAAGAGCGTAATCGGGCGCCGGTGAAGGCGCCGCCAGGCCGCCAGCCCTGGCCAACTGGCCGCCGCCACGGCGTCCAGGTGCGGGGCACGAGGTCACGAGGGTCAGTGGAGGCGCCGCGATAGGAGGAGGCCGGCTGCTCTCCCCTGATTGCCGCCGGCCTCCTGGTGTCCTTCCCTCTGAAGGACGGGGCTTGAGCTCCCCCTGGCTAGATCCATCGCCTCCTTTCGAAAGTCCTCCCTGAGGGAGGGACCTGCATCCACCCCCGCGCTCAGCGCGCTGTAACGCTGCGGCGCAGGAAGGTGGGGAGCTCCGTGTCGACGGCCGGCAGCACGTCGGGCCGGATGGGGCGTAGACGGTCCTCGAAGTCGCGCAGGTCATGCGTCGCGGCTTCGGGCTCGGCATCGCGCTGGGCCTGGCGGGCGCCGCTGAATCCAGTGGCGATTACAGTGACCTTGACCTCGTCGCCGAGCTCGGGGTCGAGCGCGGCGCCGAAGACGATCTCAGCGTCGGGCGCCACGACGTCACGGATGACTTGGGCGGCCTGGTTCACCTCCATGAGCCCGAGCGACTTGCCGCCGACGATGTTGAACAGCACGCCGCGGGCGCCCTCGATGCTGATCTCGAGAAGTGGGCTTGAGATCGCGGCGCGGGCGGCGTCGGCGGCGCGGTTCTCGCCGCGGCCGCGGCCGATGGCGAGCAGCGCCGGGCCCGCCTCGCTCATGATCTTGCGCACGTCGGCGAAGTCGAGGTTGATGATGCCGGTGAGGGTAATGACCTCGGAGATCCCCTGGATCGCCTGGCGAAGGACGTCGTCGGCGGTGCGGAAGGCGTCCTCGATAGAGGCCTTGGCATCGCAGATGGAGAGCAGGCGGTCGTTGGGGATGACGATCAGGGTGTCGACCTTTTCCTGCAGCGCCTCGATGCCCTCGTCGGCCCGCTCGGCGCGCTTCGTGCCCTCGAAGGAGAAGGGGCGGGTGACGACGCCGATGGTGAGGGCGCCAGTCTCGCGCGCAACCTCCGCGACGATCGGCGCGCCGCCCGTGCCGGTGCCGCCGCCCATGCCGGCCGTGACGAAGACCATCTCGGCGCCGCGGACCGCGTCCTTTATCTCGTCCCGGCTCTCCTCGGCGGCGCGGGCGCCCCGGGCGGGGTCGCCGCCGGCGCCGAGGCCCTTCGTCAGCTTGTCGCCAATGCGGATCTGCAGGTCGCAATTGACGTGAGCCAGTGCCTGACCGTCGGTGTTGACGGCGACGAGTTGGACGCCGTGTATCTTCTCGCCGGCCATGCGGTTGACCGCGTTGCAGCCGCCGCCGCCCACGCCGACGACCTTTATCGGTGGCAGTCCGTCGTAATCACGTATCGGTTTCATGGGACCTCCTTGTTCAACCGCACCGCCCGGCCTCTGGCCCCGCGCCCCGGCCTGGGTCGCGGGCGGGCCCCGGTCATGCATCTCGTCATCTTGCTGCCACAGGGAGCGCTGCAAACCTCACCCCCGGCCCCTCGCCACTCGCCGGCGAGGGCAGTGCTGCTTCGGCGCCATTCGCGACTTCGTCTTCCGCTCGTCTCAGGTTTCATTCGGGTAAGAGGACTCTGAACCAGGAGCCAATCTTCCGGAACAGGCCGTCGAGGGCCGTGGGGCCGGCTGGCATCCGCGCCGACATGACGAGTTCGTGCGCGCCGACGGCCCACTGCAGGAGGCCGACGCTGGTGGCGTAAGCCGGGTCCACCAGCTCGTCGATCAGGCCGAAGATGTGCTGCGGGTAGCCCACGCGCACCGGTAGGCCAGTGACCTGCTCGGCGAGGAAGTCGATACCGGGCAGGCGCGCTGTACCGCCGGTCAGGACGAGGCCTGCCGAGACCATGCGCGGCTCGACCGTGCGCCCGGCCTCCGTCATGACCATTTCCAGGATCTCCTCGACGCGGGCCTGCACGATCTCGCAGATCTGGCGGCGGGAGTAACTGCGCTGGCGCTCGGCGCCGAAGGACTCGATCTCGACCATCTGGTCGGCGGGCACGGTGCTGGGCAGGGCATGACCGTAGACCTCCTTCGCTTCCTCGGCGCTGTGATAGGGACAGCGCAGGCCGACCACGAGGTCCTTGGTGACGTGAGTACCGCCGACAGGGAGGGTGGCGGTGTGATGGATGGCGCCCTCCAGGTACACGGCGATGTCCGTGCTCCCGCCGCCGATATCGGCAAGGATGACACCCTGGCGCTTCTCCTCGCCGGTGAGGACGGCCTCGGCCGCGGCAAGCGGCTCGAGCACGAGCTCGTCCACCTGCACGCCGGCGCCCTCGACGACCTTGGTGACGTTGGCGATGGCGCTGGAGGCGACGGTGATGATGTGGGCCTCGACGTCGAGGCGCTGGCCGAACATGCCCAGGGGGTCGCTGACCATGTCCTGGCCGTCGACGACGAAGTAGCGTGGGACGACGTGCAGGATCTCGCGGTTCGAAGGGATGCTGATTATCTTCGCGCCCTCCAGGGCCCGCGCGATGTCGTCGCGCGAGATGGGGTGCGTGCGGTCCGGGACGGCGACGATGCCGCGGTTGTTGATGCTCTCGATGTGAGCGCCACCAATGCCGACGTGCGCCGAGAGGATGCGCGTGCCGCTGGCCCTCTCCGCCTTTTCGACGGACGCCCGGATCGCTTCCTGGGCTTCGCGGATGTTGTGCACCATGCCGCGGCTGATCCCCTGCGAGGGAGCGACGCCAACGCCGAGGATGCGCAGGGCCTGGCCCACGCCCGGCCCGGCCTCGATGCTGCTGACCTCACCAACGAGGGTGGAGACCTTCGAGGTGCCGATGTCGATGGCCGCGTAGGTGCCGGTCTTCACTGGTAGGTCACCCTCTCGCCGAAGCGCAGGTCGATGGCGGACGGCGTCCGGCCCGCGGCGCCGAGCTGTTCGAGCAACCTGGACAGCACCGCGAACTTGTAGTCGTAGGCACGGTCGTCGCCGAAGGTCACGCGCAGGCCGTTCGTGAAGACGGCGGTGATGCCGACGCCGGCCTTGTACTCCAGCTCCTTGACGCCGCGTCCGAGGACGGACGGCGACTCACGGAAAATGCGGTCGGCGAGGGCGATGGCGTCGGGGTCTACGCGGTCGCCGGGGCCCATGATCCTGCTGGCGCCGGTCTCGACGATGCGCGTGGAGGCGGCGGAGGGGGCGCCGGCAGCGAGGACGACGCCCTCGTAGTCGACGGGGTAGTCGCGGCCGCCGACGGACCAGTAGCCCCAGGGCACGCGCTCGACAACCCTGACCGTCACAGTGTTCGGCCAGTCGCGGGAAAAGCGCACGTCCTTGACCTGGGGCACTTCGAGCAGGCGCCTGCGCGCCCCGTGCAGGTCGAGACGGAACATGCTCTGGCCGGCAAGGCGCGTGATCTCGGCTACCGCGGCCGTGTCGAGGGTCTCGGTGCCGGTTACGCGCACCTGCTGGACGCGCGTGATGGGGAGATGGAGGGCGGCGTAGGTAAGGCCAGCCGCGAAGGCAAGGGAGATCACGGCAAAAGCCAGGAGCCAACGCGGGTGTCTGCGGTGGCGATTGGCTCTGGTCTTGCTGCTGTTTGACCGCCGGCGGGGGGTGCGGTCTTCAGGCAATACGCTTCTCCCTGTGCCGCTCGAGCGCCAGGTTGACCAGGCGCGTCACTAGCTCGCTGTAGCTTACCCCCGCCGCCTCCCAGAGGCGAGGGTACATGCTGGCGGGCGTGAATCCGGGAATCGTATTTATTTCTTCGATTATCAACGATCCGTCGCTTTTTAGGAAGAAGTCTACTCGGCTTAGCCCTTTTCCGTCGATCGCCTGGAAGGCGCGCAGCGAGAGGTCCTGGACACGGCGGACGACGTCAGCGGGCAAGTCGGTCGGGGCGATGACCTCGGTGGCGGGGTCCAGGTACTTGGCCTCATAGTCGTAGAACTCGCGGCGGTAGCGCACCTCGCCCACGGGCGAAGCCTCCGGGTCATGGTTGCCCAGTACGGCGCACTCGACCTCACGGCCGCTCAGCGCCTCCTCGACAAGGACCTTGGTGTCGCACTCGGAGGCGACCTGGATGGCGTCGAGGAGCTCTTCGCGATTGCGGACCTTTGACACGCCCACGCTCGACCCGCCGTTAGCCGGTTTCACGAAGCAGGGGTACGGCAGCCGCGCTTCGATCAAGCGGGCGCCGGCGCCGGGGTCGCGCTCCCAGTCGTGCAGGTGGACGATGGTGTGCTGGCCCACGGGCAGCCCGTCCGCGATGAAGGCTGCCTTCATGAGGGCCTTGTCCATGCCGATGGCGCTGGCGGCGACACCACAGCCGACATAGGGGATGTCGAGCAGTTCGAGCAGACCCTGGAGGGTGCCGTCCTCGCCATGGGTGCCGTGCACGAGAGGGAAGACGACATCGACGGCCGAGAGGGCCTCGATCCCGCGCTGAATCGCCGCCGGGCCGCGCGCCTGGCCCTCGCCGCCGCGCAGCGTCTTCTTGAAGGGCGGCTCCGGGAGGTCGAGCGCGGCTTTCGTCTCCGCTGCCGAGAGCCAGACGCCGGACTTCGTGACGCCGATGGGGACGACCTCGAAGCGCTTCCGGTCAGCGGCGGCAATGACGTGCTGGGCCGAGACGACGGAGACCTCGTGCTCGGTCGAGCGGCCGCCGAATATGACGCCCAGGCGCAGGCGGTCAGGCATCAGCGTCTCCGAAGCCCTCACCCACCAGGGCGACCTCGTTTTCGAGCTCGATGCCGAAGCGCTCGCGGACGCGACGCTGCGCTTCGCGCTTGAGCGCGGCGACATCGGCGGCGGTGGCGCCGCCGGCGTTGACCATGAAGTTGCAGTGCTTCTCGGAGAACTGGGCGCCGCCGATGCGGTAGCCGCGCAGGCCGACGGCGTCCAGGAGCTTCCAGGCCGGCTGGCCGGGCGGGTTCTTGAAGAAGGAGCCCGCATTGCGCCCTCGCGGCTGAGCGGCGAGCCGTCGCTGGTCGTACTCCCGCACCAGGCGGCGGAGGACGGCGGAGTCTCCGGGCCAGAGGGTGAACTCGGCGGCGATAACGGCCTTGCCAGCCATCAGGCCGCGAGTGAAGTCGCTGGCGCGATACACGAGGTGGAGGTCGGCCGCCGCAAGCTCCAGGTCGCCGTCGTCCGTGGCGATGACCACGCGCTGAAGGACGTCGGCCAGGCAGCCGCCGTAAGCGCCGGCGTTGTAGACGACGGCGCCGCCAAGGGAGCCGGGGATGCCGCAGGCCCACTCGAGGCCGGCATATCCGGCGAAGGCGAAGCGGCGGGCGATGGCCGCGAAGCTGCAGCCCGCGTCGGCGCGGACGAGATACGCGCCACCTTCGCCCTGCAGTCGTGGCTCGGTCAGGGTCTGGGCGCTGTTCCCGACGACGACGCCCCTGATGCCGCGGTCGCCAACTACGATGTTGCTGCCGGAGCCGAGGATGAAAAAGGGGACGCCGGCGCGGCGGCAAAGGCGCACGATGTCCGACACCTGGCGCGCCGACGAGGCGACGGCGTAGGCGTCGGCGGGGCCGCCGGCGCCGAAGGTCGTGTAGCGGCCGAGGGGCTCATCGAGCTTCACCGGGGCGATCGCTTCGAGGTCGCGGAGGAAGCCTGGCGAGAGCAGCATGCTAACCACCAGCGGCCGGGCGAGGAGCCTCGAGGGCGCCGCGCCGCTTGCGGAGGCGCTCGAGCACCATCGGCCCGACGGCGTCGACGTCGCCGGCGCCCACGGTGAAGAAGACATCCCCGGGCTGCAACTCCGCGGCGATGCCGTCGGCCGCGGACTCGAAGTCCGGGAAGTAGCCGGCCGCCGGCGATTCGACCTCATGTGAGAGCTGCTCGGCGGTCATCCCGTCGGCGATGGCCTCGCGGGCGGCGTAGGTCTCCAGCAGGTACAGGCGGTCGAAGCCGCGGAAGCAGGTCCGGAAGCCGTCCAGCAGGTAGCGGGTGCGGGCGTAGGTGTGGGGCTGGAACAGCGCCACCAGGCGGCGGCCGGGAAAGCGCTGGCGCGCGGCCGCGGCCAGGGTCTCGATCTCTGTCGGATGGTGGGCGTAGTCGTCCATCAGGGTGATGCCGGAGTCCTCACCGACCTTCTCGAAGCGCCGGCCGACGCCCCTGTACTCCGCGAGCGGGCCGCGGATTTCGGCCGGCGTCAGCCCGAGGGCCGAACAGGCGGCGATGGCAGCGAGGGCGTTGGAGACCATGTGCGCGCCGGCGAGGCGCGTCGAGAACTCACCCAGAGAGTCGCCGTAGCGCACAACCTCGAAGCGCTGCTCGGAGGCGGCAGCGATATCGCCGCTCCGCAGGATGCGCGCGTACCAGCCCGCGCGGGCAGCCACGCTCGAGGGCAGGCGGAGGTCGTGGCGCAGGCTGTAGGTCTCGGTGCTCACCCCGGGCGGCACGTGGCCGGCGAGCGCCATCGCGCCCGGGCTGTCGGCGCAGAGAAGGACGGTGCCGCCGCGGACGGTACGGGCCACGAAGCCCTCGAAGGCCTCGCGCAGGGCGTCCATGGTCTTGTAGTAGTCGAGATGGTCAGGCTCCAGGTTGAGGACCACGGCGACCGAAGGGCTGTAGCTGAGGAAGGCGCGGTCGTACTCGTCCGCCTCGACCACCACGTCCGGGCCGCCGCCGGGGGCCGCGTTCGTCCCGAGGTCGGCCACCTCGGCGCCGATGAGGTACGTGGGGTCGCGGCCGGCGCGGGCGAGGATGTAGGCGATGAGGCCGCTGGTGGTGCTCTTGCCGTGACTGCCCGCGACGCAGACCGCTCGCTTGCCGGCCATGATGCGGGCGACCATGTCGGCGCGCTTGATCACCGGCAGCTGGCGGCGCCGCGCCTCCGCCAGCTCCGGATTGTCCGCGGTCGCGGCGGACGTGGTCACGACCAGCTGTGGCCCCGGGTCAGAGGCGAGGTTAGCGGCATCGTGGCCGATGTAGACTTTCGCCCCAAGGCGCTCGACTTCGTCCGTGAGGTGCGAGCGGCGCAGGTCGGAGCCGCTGACCTCGTGTCCCCAGGCGAGGAGGATCCGGGCGATAGCGGACATGTGCATGCCGCCGATGCCGACCAGGTGGACGCGCTGGGGGATGCTCTCGGAGGTCACTCCTGCCTCCCGGCGAGCGCTTCGAGCTCCGGCATGTGGTCGCGATAGTGGCCGCCGAGGCCGGGGAAGTAGGCCGCGTTCGCGGCCGCCTCCTCGTCCGTGACGGTCTCGATGATTTCGAGCAGGCCCGCGTGGGCGGCGTCGCAGCGCAGCAGGACCTCGTCGA is a genomic window of Dehalococcoidia bacterium containing:
- the murC gene encoding UDP-N-acetylmuramate--L-alanine ligase, yielding MTSESIPQRVHLVGIGGMHMSAIARILLAWGHEVSGSDLRRSHLTDEVERLGAKVYIGHDAANLASDPGPQLVVTTSAATADNPELAEARRRQLPVIKRADMVARIMAGKRAVCVAGSHGKSTTSGLIAYILARAGRDPTYLIGAEVADLGTNAAPGGGPDVVVEADEYDRAFLSYSPSVAVVLNLEPDHLDYYKTMDALREAFEGFVARTVRGGTVLLCADSPGAMALAGHVPPGVSTETYSLRHDLRLPSSVAARAGWYARILRSGDIAAASEQRFEVVRYGDSLGEFSTRLAGAHMVSNALAAIAACSALGLTPAEIRGPLAEYRGVGRRFEKVGEDSGITLMDDYAHHPTEIETLAAAARQRFPGRRLVALFQPHTYARTRYLLDGFRTCFRGFDRLYLLETYAAREAIADGMTAEQLSHEVESPAAGYFPDFESAADGIAAELQPGDVFFTVGAGDVDAVGPMVLERLRKRRGALEAPRPAAGG
- the murA gene encoding UDP-N-acetylglucosamine 1-carboxyvinyltransferase is translated as MPGSGKLVIEGKKPLSGRVRVSGSSNAADAAFAAALLTGEEVVLDNVPDIEDVRMMGAILSFLGAEVRNEGGGRWRLRADKIVRYDAPNEIVANQRASFQVMGPLLARFGEAAACSPGGDVIGSRPLDVHLAGFRALGATVSRRGEQYVAEVAREGDRLKGTRVFLDYPSVTGTMNIIFAAVLAEGTSTIVNAAVEPEIVDIIGMLNSMGAKIRGAGQSIIEVEGVAELHGARHEIIPDRLETGTFMIAAAISRGEAEIEGVEPRHLDALVSKLTSAGVEIEASEGGLRVCGDVPQFTSVQAQALPYPGLATDLQPYLAAFLTQAQGVSVIHERVYENRLLYIGELRKMGADVITAGSTAIITGPTNLYGSVVRALDVRAGGALVLAGLAAEGKTEISDVYHIDRKHEDLAGKLRALGATIERA
- the ftsZ gene encoding cell division protein FtsZ gives rise to the protein MKPIRDYDGLPPIKVVGVGGGGCNAVNRMAGEKIHGVQLVAVNTDGQALAHVNCDLQIRIGDKLTKGLGAGGDPARGARAAEESRDEIKDAVRGAEMVFVTAGMGGGTGTGGAPIVAEVARETGALTIGVVTRPFSFEGTKRAERADEGIEALQEKVDTLIVIPNDRLLSICDAKASIEDAFRTADDVLRQAIQGISEVITLTGIINLDFADVRKIMSEAGPALLAIGRGRGENRAADAARAAISSPLLEISIEGARGVLFNIVGGKSLGLMEVNQAAQVIRDVVAPDAEIVFGAALDPELGDEVKVTVIATGFSGARQAQRDAEPEAATHDLRDFEDRLRPIRPDVLPAVDTELPTFLRRSVTAR
- the murB gene encoding UDP-N-acetylmuramate dehydrogenase codes for the protein MLLSPGFLRDLEAIAPVKLDEPLGRYTTFGAGGPADAYAVASSARQVSDIVRLCRRAGVPFFILGSGSNIVVGDRGIRGVVVGNSAQTLTEPRLQGEGGAYLVRADAGCSFAAIARRFAFAGYAGLEWACGIPGSLGGAVVYNAGAYGGCLADVLQRVVIATDDGDLELAAADLHLVYRASDFTRGLMAGKAVIAAEFTLWPGDSAVLRRLVREYDQRRLAAQPRGRNAGSFFKNPPGQPAWKLLDAVGLRGYRIGGAQFSEKHCNFMVNAGGATAADVAALKREAQRRVRERFGIELENEVALVGEGFGDADA
- a CDS encoding FtsQ-type POTRA domain-containing protein, which gives rise to MISLAFAAGLTYAALHLPITRVQQVRVTGTETLDTAAVAEITRLAGQSMFRLDLHGARRRLLEVPQVKDVRFSRDWPNTVTVRVVERVPWGYWSVGGRDYPVDYEGVVLAAGAPSAASTRIVETGASRIMGPGDRVDPDAIALADRIFRESPSVLGRGVKELEYKAGVGITAVFTNGLRVTFGDDRAYDYKFAVLSRLLEQLGAAGRTPSAIDLRFGERVTYQ
- a CDS encoding D-alanine--D-alanine ligase family protein, with product MPDRLRLGVIFGGRSTEHEVSVVSAQHVIAAADRKRFEVVPIGVTKSGVWLSAAETKAALDLPEPPFKKTLRGGEGQARGPAAIQRGIEALSAVDVVFPLVHGTHGEDGTLQGLLELLDIPYVGCGVAASAIGMDKALMKAAFIADGLPVGQHTIVHLHDWERDPGAGARLIEARLPYPCFVKPANGGSSVGVSKVRNREELLDAIQVASECDTKVLVEEALSGREVECAVLGNHDPEASPVGEVRYRREFYDYEAKYLDPATEVIAPTDLPADVVRRVQDLSLRAFQAIDGKGLSRVDFFLKSDGSLIIEEINTIPGFTPASMYPRLWEAAGVSYSELVTRLVNLALERHREKRIA
- a CDS encoding GNAT family N-acetyltransferase, with translation MPPVSIRPATRADVPLLLGFIRALAEYEREPQAVVATEADLDRWLFGERPAAEVVFAAIDGVDAGFALYFPNFSTWLGRPGLYLEDLFVLPEYRRRGLGRALLAHLARICIERGYGRLEWSVLDWNEPSIAFYKSLGAKAMDEWTTYRLEGEALRRLAVSPA
- the ftsA gene encoding cell division protein FtsA; this encodes MKTGTYAAIDIGTSKVSTLVGEVSSIEAGPGVGQALRILGVGVAPSQGISRGMVHNIREAQEAIRASVEKAERASGTRILSAHVGIGGAHIESINNRGIVAVPDRTHPISRDDIARALEGAKIISIPSNREILHVVPRYFVVDGQDMVSDPLGMFGQRLDVEAHIITVASSAIANVTKVVEGAGVQVDELVLEPLAAAEAVLTGEEKRQGVILADIGGGSTDIAVYLEGAIHHTATLPVGGTHVTKDLVVGLRCPYHSAEEAKEVYGHALPSTVPADQMVEIESFGAERQRSYSRRQICEIVQARVEEILEMVMTEAGRTVEPRMVSAGLVLTGGTARLPGIDFLAEQVTGLPVRVGYPQHIFGLIDELVDPAYATSVGLLQWAVGAHELVMSARMPAGPTALDGLFRKIGSWFRVLLPE